The genomic interval AGAAGACGTATTCAATGCTGTGAAATTATGGGTAAATCAAGATTATGCTAGCCGTAAAAATTACATGACAAAGCTGATGAGTTTTGTGAAGTTATCTTTGCTTTCGCTGGAGGTATTTGAgatttatttaatgatttagttggttgaaaaaaaaatcattcaaataacGTTTTTATTACATTCTCAGTTTCTCGTCGACGAAGTAATGAAGTTCTGTAATTTGTGTGCAGAGTGTATGACCAATCTTGGACAAGCAATTaaagacaaaaataatatatcttttatCCAAAGAGAGACCCCtcgaagaaaaaaagaaaaaatagcaCTGGTTGGGGGGGATAATTTAGATGTGAGTTTTAAATTAcaagtataataattttattggattataaataaattattttattgcacaACGTGTTTTTAGGAGGCAGATACCATTGATATTTATGATGGAGAAAATAAAAGTTGGACTCTATCCAAAGGCATTGGAATTAATAAAAGCAATTTTGCGTCTGTCGTCGTAGGTGATTGGATCGTTATCATCGGCGGTTGGAAGAATAGATCACTGACTACAGTAATGTTTTCCGGGGTTGTAAATTACGGGTGCTTAGATAAATCGGAATATAACAAATTCATTCGTTTTCAGGTGGATTATATTGATTTGAAAAACGGTCAGAAACATCCATTGCAGCCGTTAAATCAAGCTCGTTATAATTTATCAGCAGTGACTATCTGTCATGATTCGTCCACTGATGTCTACGCTATTGGTGGTTACGACTATTCGAATAACAAAAATTTATCTTCTGTGGAAAGGTGATTAAATTGCAATAATTTCATCACATCTATTGAAAGGAAGTTAATGTCTATTGATTTCGAGTAGGTGGAACATCAAGACTAGGGATTGGAAAATCATCGCTCCATTGTTGGTGGCTGTGTATGATCATAGTGCTTCTGCTATCGACGACAACATATACGTGACAGGCGGGCGTATagagaaaaacagaaaaaatatatctCTTAATAAAGTACAGATGTATTCAGTGGAGTCCAATTCTTGGACTTATCGCGCTCAGATGATTCAGGAAAGATCTGAACATTCGGtgaatatcaattaattttattaaaaactattgcaattaatttaaaattctctaaaataaaattagctttATTTTGATTTCACCATTTTTAGAGCGTCGTATTCAAAGGTAAACTTTTCGTAGCTGGTGGTTTTATCGATCAATTGGATTCTCGTACAGACAGTATCGAGCATTACGATCCGATAGCAAATCTGTGGACAGCATTCACCAAACTCCCGAAACCTGTAGCCGGAACCAGTCTCTGtagtttccaaaataaactgcATGGGTGAGATTTTTATATagccaaattttattttattgacctGAAATGTAGATCTTAATCGTTGTTTTGATTTGCAGGTGGATATAGTGGAGGGCCTAATTTAAATGATGTTTGGGAATACGAAAAGACAAACAAATCTTGGAAAGCTCTTAAAACTCTTAGCAAAAACAGATATCTTCTGACTGCACATGTCGTTCCATTTGATTCAATTATTCGATCGACTAGTTTGAGCaattagttttttttctattacttgAAAATAaacgttatataaaataatcattatatttatgtatttaaaatatactttttgtaatattggaatttttaatgtgtttgatttatatacatagttcaaGAATATTTTTAAGGAATAATTCTATTTGACGTAGTTGCAAActatttatctatgtttttactAAGTATTaacgatttcattaaacgtttcccaaatgtaatttattaaatttttcaattttatatttattttcctcattatttattatttatagtaataGAGACGCTGAGAAAACGTCCATCGCCTCCCTTTTGCCTTCCTTGAAAATTACGCCAAATCCCTAATGGGTCTTTATTTAAAGAGATTGTTGTAAGCGTAAttacgtttattattattatggtgATATGAAggaaattgaatattttcataactttaatacaaatttcgtttgacgtattttcatcaaattatgtgtaattttatgatcttatttatataaaaaatctcaTTTCTGGAAAAGCTCtcattcgaatattcgaatggAAGGCCTACTACGTACACACATAGACAAagtaaaaatagcattataTTACGAAACGTAATTGTaacatttaattgaatattttgtacataaatatacatatatcgctaATGCTTATTTCCAGTGAAGAATCCGCCCACGAAAAGATCCCGCAAAGGAGTTTGAAAGccttaaaatcaaaacaatacctacacatacatttatatgaaattttaatcacatACGAATTAAATGGGCTTCTTTttttacaatgaaaaatatgaaaccgctatccaatcaCGAAAACGAAGCACAATGATATATTACTACGAAATTGCTACGAAAACGTAAACCTTCGCTGATTCAAAATCGAATTAAGATCCTTACGTGCTTAAAAATTCAAACGAATTTCAACACCGAAGAATCATAGATTAACTtcaaccgaaataaaaaaaataaagctcgCCGGTGTCggcaaaatacatttaaaaataaattaaacattcggCCATATATCAAGTGCTAATTGCGAGACGATTCGTTTTCGGCGTGCGAGCCGCTCCACATAAATCAACCCAGCACTACTGGaatgtctattttttttacgagatttttacACCTGCAAAATTAGGTTTTTAGCGGATTTTTTCCGCAGGATTTCGGTCGTTTTTAATGTCCTGAACTCACCTCCAGCCAGGACGAACTGCGCCGCAGCGAGACAGAGCAGCAGCCGCATGGCGGCGCGAGCATCTGTCCCCATGCGCGACCTGCCTGCAATCACGGATCTGTTCTTACCTGAAAACACACAAAAAtcacacatttaaaaaaatttaaaaaaaattaaacatgttTTCTTTGAtatcaatacataaaatattaaattttgtctcAGAATCAAGCGATAAACACGCGTCAAAGATGTCGAAAGAGATGCTCATCGTAATAGCTTATGGGTCGTGTAATGATTTATGTAGAGAGGAAGGTTTCCATACAGCCTTAGTAGCCCATCGGGATAATCCGTCCCTACCACATTTCCTTCTGTCCTATTAAATCATCAAAGGGACAAATCTAATGGAGATGGACTTCAGCTTAATTTCATAACGATCCTGAATCACTTTTGAATTTCGCGTAgctaggttttttttataacgAGCGTGCATATAGAAGGTTCATTTATTATAAAGAGGCTGCAGGGAGGTTCTCTCTTTGGATGGATTCCCAAGAACAGAAGCCCCCCGTTCATGAGTATTAGTGAAGATGaaaaaataagtatatacagaatacataatatatagtgtaagtaatacataatatatagtgtaagtaatacataatataagtatataaataagtaaatacataatataagtatgtatatacagtgatACATAAATACTTTCTCTTTTTTTCTTACTTAAAAACTATATTACATACttagattaaaatttaaaatgattttccattttgaattaaaattaatcgtTATTTGTTTACAAAACGGAACCGTTAAAcggaattgtaaataaataaaaattcgtaAAATAGAACAAAATTcacttattcaaataaaaaaaattctaaaattgatCGTTTGCATTATTTTCTTGGAAAAACCAACTATGAAAtacttgatttaaaaaattacatacggttatttttttgaaattgtatagGTTTTATTAGAACGGGCACAACaaatgttgtgcccgttgattttaacGACttgtttcggaaaggaattttattgatacacgaatcaaaataaagttaaatgttACTAgctattttacccggcttcgctcagattttgtaatataaacagattaaacatggcgaatctaatagtaaatattcatttgtttttttattaaatttatttgaatcgacaaaatatacctaatattcaaccaattgaattgtcatcatagaaactttgttttgcttacgaagttcccaaccaaagatacttacatacatacttacatacaaagtctctttcgaaattatttattagatatataaatataatatatggtaatttataggcgcgcgagCGCACATATTAACTGAAAAAGTTGAGTGCTCGCATTACACACTCGTCGATCTAACCCTTTCACCCGTTCTAAATGATGaatgaacgtgtgtgtgtgtgtctttgtggatttgtgtatgtgtgtatgcttcCGCACAGCGCATTTTAAATCCCCATCCTTGTCCACGCGTCCACCAtaaacatacccacatacatcgcgtccgtttttatatacatatatattatattatattgctaAATCTGCTCCAAGCTCCAAAaacaataaaacgaaaaaaactcATTAAGAACTGTGTATACTGTTAtaaggtatatattatatataggaaaTACAATAAAGTTCTGAAACAATACAATCCAATCCTCCTGGTTTACTTATTATTGGCCTTTTCGCAAAATGTTTGCAGCGCATTGTAGCCGAAGCAATTATTCAAAATCAACGAAACAGAATTGACATTCGCCAAAAAAGGAGACTCGTGTAAAATCGTCGAGGCGATACGGTTTTTCCCTCCCATCAAAAACTTCCAGCAGACAGACGGATACAATAACAATGCGAAATTGATGTAGAGCCTTCTTTCCATTCAATTAGACTTGGGTGCCGCGCCCCGTCGACCAGCCGAACGATTCTGAAACTTTTTTAAGGAGCTTTTTATGTCGTCATCCCAGTTTACCGACGACTGCGGAAACTGCCCAAATTCTCCTCGGTGCGTATTTTCGGTCGGTCGATCCAGCCTCTCTCCGATCTCGACGACTTCTCTCTCGCCCTCCTCCGCCTCCGCCTCTTTTTTGTGTTGTCGTCGAAGCAAGCCATGTAAAAAATTCATTTAGGGCTATCCGGCCCTTTTGTGCGCCGGAGATGTAATATGGAAGCGGCAAAACAGGGTGGATGGGTGAGTCTCGGATACGTTTTCCCTGATTGAGTGACCGTTCAACCGATTTACTGGCTGACCCAATTGTTGGCTGTGTGGGTTTTCCTCCAAAACGAGGAAACTCCGAGCGGTCTATATTTATAAACACATGCGTGATTAGGCACAATGGCCCACGCAAAAAAAGAAGATAATGACGCTTAAACTGATGAGACGAGTTTTCGACGGACAAAAAAAGACGCCGAGATTAGTTGAGGCTAATACGTCAGCTTTTTCTCTGCGGCCGAAACTTTTGACGAAGAAATTTTCGTTGAGTGTATTGTAAGGAGCATGAAAGGAATACATCCGGTCGTAACGAGATAAGGAAACATTGAGAGAATTTCAAATCAAAGCCAATTTATTTccattcaatattaattttctttctaccaaattacacacatacataatataaaacgtctatttttcatataaaagttttatgttttgattttaatatCACACTTTTCACTTGTTATGAGTAAATAAACTtacttaaattataattaactagtggcctgtgtgcaaatacttgtgcactcggtaaaatattgcaattcggatcaacggaagcCGCAATTTGACCCGCCGacataaacaaaagaataaattaaatatactttttttttcaaaaaaattagttAAACTGTATTATAAATGTGAACGAAGTGACATGCGCAAAGCTATGCCGCTTTCTCTTTCTACGATATACGATTCAAAGGGGAGAAAGGGAGACGGAGCATGTTAACGGAAAttcacacgcacgcacgcatcagacaattattatatacgatactaAAACTACAAACCAATAGAAAAAGAAATAGcaagcaatagaaaaaatatataaaatgaccCTTTCGGCGCTCGaaatcttaaatatttttatatttcaagaaGTACTACATAGTCAAAATTTAATCTATTTCTTTTAGAGATcggttgaaaaaatatttcaataatgaaatttttcagATAAAAATTTCCGACAGAGCTAGGCCATCTATCATATTtagatatcaatttttttttaattaaaaacaaaaacatattacATGTTATTATATACACCAATATGCTGAATaacaaattgataaaataaaaccagTCCAAAATTAGAACATAAACAAGGCACACACACCTTTCATGATCGAGCTTtactcaaaaattaaattactttcTTACCACAACcgataaaatattaaactcGAATCAATTACTTTCGAATGCTATTTTCAGtagaattttttaaaagtcgtgcaattttcaattaatttttcaatttcccgCAAATGTGCTCGACTATTTACACTACtcgttcgttttattttttgttcgaaGTTGAAATTTAGTACCTTGTTACGGGTAATGCATGGGCGGCGCGAAACAACGACAAAACTTCCTAATGTAGcgcaaaaaataaaacgttttgaaTGGTGGCCAGGTGGCGCGGCGAAAACGATGCGTTTCTACGCGCGCGAAAAACACACGTGAAAAACCCATGAAAATTTTCCCAACCAAAACGAGTCCCAGGGGCCCCAGCGAAAACAGCCGAGAGGGAAACACTCGCCGCACGAACGACACTGCGGCAAAATTGAATGCATTCCGCGACAAAAGGTTGACGACCACTCttccacatatatgtacagggTAACtcaaatcacacacacacattcattgcCCTTTATCAGTAAGCGTTCAtgtttatatgtttgtttaaaCTGTTTTAAAAGTTTCCTTTACGAATGTTTCGTCAAGAAAGATCGACAAAAAATTCGTCTAGGAATAGTAGTAGTGATATTTTTGCATATGTACcttcatatatacctatatgtatacatttacggAAAAAATGTTATCATGTGAAAATAAACTATCGAATATAGAAAATTTTACACTACACAAGCGCATTTTTTtgcgccaactctcggtaacagaccaTTACCACACACTACTATCAAGTTTCGACGATTTAAATTAAAGTAACATAAGAcccataaaatttaataacaaaacgaTAAAATGCGATAATACAAAAACGCCAAATAAACCGTACCTAAGTAAGAGAGTCAGTAAGTTCATGAATCTACCTACTATGCGCTTTTCTCCAGTTCAACGTTCCAAGTTCAAGTattttcgaatatacatacatatctcccaGTGATTACAAACATATGTGTCTAAGCGAATCCTTTCATTTCTCAAAGTCTGTGTTAGaacttataataaaataaacagttgACAGAAcagaaataaatgtaaaaaaattatctgtAAAAcggaattttcattaaaataattaaatctttaTAAGCAGCAActgtaatttataaattttcgaaGAAAAATCGTAAGCCAGTCGAGTCCCCCGTTTAGAGCTTACAATACAAACTCcacatcatattatattatatatacatagatacccGTACAGTAGGTACAATGCGTATCGTCAAATCGACCGTTGGTCGTacaacaaacaacaacaacactGACTTGGCGAACTTCGTTTAAATCAATACGAATCGTTTAATAAAGTCGAGACTCGCCCCGTCGCGGGGGCGTCGTAAAAGGGGCGTCGCACTTCCGGTCGGAAGGGTCGCGGTCCCAGCGCCGTTCACTTCCGGTGACAAATGGCGCCAATAACAATCGAACCCACACACCGTCTCGAAGTGGCCGGTTTATATTGGAAAAGTTTGCACGAACTGGGGACGTCGTGGCACACACATAAAGACCCGATGCACCGTTAAAGGCGTACCGCGAAAGACACACTTGACGCATGGTCACCCCGGCCGCTGCGCCAAATGGACCGTAAAGTGAACCCTCGACGAACgctgatttattaatttaatccgatgctttcattttttttaaactgttcAAAGAGATTCTATAAAATCAACGAAATTGTGTATTACCTTTGTAACTTAATTTGTTCCttgatttattgtaaaaaagtttttttaacgaatgaattttttttcatttttgacttGCTCACACCAATATTttcttacaaatatgtatgtgtattttatttatttatttactgtgGAAAATccataaatttttctttatacCGGAAAAAATAATGGGAAGTAAAACTGGGTAAAACGAATTATtccaatataaatgaaaaatcagaaaaataataaatccaaGAATGTATAAGAAATATGTACGCAAAAAACTCTAATTACTTAATGGAAAAAATAGcacttaataaaaatatatttttataaatcatgaacatttttaatcaaatatttatatatatttttatacaagaaaatctaataaatttccataaaataaaattactatacCTCTCAAATATAAACCTTGACTTGCTTAATGTTTCCAAAGATTTGATGAAACAGAGCATTTTTTTCTACGAAAACCtataacaatatatttatgtttaatgtattggaaaatttcaagacttatttatttattgaaaaatcaacaggcctcagatgtataaattcataaaaataaagaataaatataataaaataaaatctgagcccaattatagatttttacaaaatacataatatatatatatatatatatatatatatatatatatatatatatatatatatatatctacatagtacatatagacaaacaaatgaaaaagaaaataatttaaacttaaatatgactaaatagtacaatgcataattaaacataaagtgatataatataattggataaagaatgtataatagaaatagaaatagaaatggatcaatcaatcaagactctcctgatggcagtcctgaattaatgtaaggaaataccaaatagatcaacctcattcagctccccgttaagcatacgataaacacgctgtagataggaatattttagggaattggttttgaaaggattaagtggaAAGAGAAAGAAACTggaaccaaccttactcagtaaatcagaatAATCAAGGAAAACATTTAAAAGCTTaaaaaagaatgtagcatcagtgagtcatcgcctgacagaaatattgttaaaggataggattttaaaatatcgggaacagtagtacttatgtacatataatcatcaAACACACATTCGACTAAGAACGACTGGATCTAATGAACGCATCAAAAAAAATCCCAGTGCGTGAAATACAAACGGTTTAAATTTCACtcatttatgtttatatgtacatacatccacaGTGTGTGTGTACTGTatgatcgtatgtatgtatgtataaccctACATAAATTTGAGTATGTATAccatcgtatacatacataatacataaaagcTGAATCATGAgcacatactatgtatatacatatacatacatttgtatatatgcggctgattgaaatttaaatgtaatttagGTTTACGGTGTGTATACGGATGTGCTTTGCGAGAATAATTATGTTTTAAGGCTCATAAAAGTCACGTTTTACGATGAAACGTATTTgttgtttaaaaattatgtgGCGCGTGATATATTCATAGTAAACAACGATTACAGAAAAACGATTGCATATTGtgaaatgtttgtatatatatggacatacatatatgtatgtatatatacatacatatagattcaaattatgatatattttgaaacggaaaaaaaatcgTGTCTTCTCTGACGTTTTATCTTTCCGAAATgcagaaatatatattttttcatttattattttccttcAGCAAGGTCAAATTCAATGGGCACACCAGTCACGTGAAAAATTTTGGTTCGGTGAATTTCAGCTTTTGCTCTCGCACGAATACGCGCatgtaaacatatatgtaaattttgacgACCTTACAAGGTCGTGAAAATTCGACAAGAGAGTCGtcaaaacacaaataaaattctGTATTGACTCTTCGAGTAGACATTTATGTGCGACAAGTATTCAAAGGCCAATTATTTACCGTCGATAAATATCgaacacaaatatacatattcgaCAAGATTATATAAAGCTCGTTCAAACTCGCCTTAAAATCGCCATTAGAAATATAGTAGTATTGAAAAGTAACaactttctacatacatattataatttgttaagtgtgtatattattatttggggcaaatcaattatttaacaatacgatggtaaaaataaattttccacgGTCATAATACGACTgccaaatattgaaatttagaaGAAGTGATTCCCctgaataattgtaaatatttatgcatgtatgtgcatacgtacatacaatcgTGTTGTGTTTCATTACAAAGAGTTGAACGCATGTATAATCGAAACCCTCGAACCATTCGGAGAGAAAGTGGTTTAATATCGCCCGGGCCAATTTCGACTGCGAATTTGTGCAGAGAGTGGCACTCGTTTAATTCGAGTTCCGCTTTCCGATTAAGTTTCGTAGTTAGCAGCAAATGACGAGTACATATAAGCGAGATAAAAAGGGACGACTAAAGGGTCGCCGCTTGAATCCCCGAACGGGACCGGAGACCAACTTTTCCCGGGAAATTGCCGCGCGATACTTTTATTGCTAGATTAGCCGAGTTGCCGAAAGTTGCCGACGCGACGCATCCCCGTCCCCGTTCCCAGTGTACAGGGCGTTTATTGTTTTAGACGTCTGAATAAAATGAGCGGGGTGGTGTCGGTGGGTGGGAGGGGGGCGGGGTGGAGGCTGTTTGAAATTTACGATTACGATTCGACTCGAATGGCGCGTTTTAGCGTGTCGTAAAAGAGATTTTTTTTGCGACGGTCGACGCCCTTAATTAGCGAATGAAAAGTTCGAAAAGACGTGCGAATGATTCGTAATGTGACGGTCGtttgaaaataatcaaattttcatttttttagtcaatggtttatacatacatacatttacatttaaattgcttcattttatttaattaatagcaTCATAAGAAATCTGTCAAAAGTCGTCTAATTTCACGTTCAAGAGTTCTTCTTTTATTTAAACTTGATACATACCATatctatatttcatttaaatatagaacatatgtttttatgtatttttaaatacattattaatttGTAAACCTCATAAATTCAAATTGTCAAATTAAATGCCTttacgttatatttaaaaacaatgaatttattaGACCACTTGTAAAAATTCTTTTCACTGAAAATACTAGGGTATTTAAATAACCACAACCTGCATCGCACCTTAATAGAAATTCCCCTATTATTTAACTTTCCCTTTTCTTCCTTGGATtgctaattatttaaaaaaaatacgaaactgTCCATATTACGCAAATCAGTGTTTCGAGAGAAGGTTTCGTcgcattatttttatcttttccgTTTCTATTTTTTGCAACTCTTTTAACTGAATAATACCAAAAACGCTAAATTCGAACCAAGGGAAAATAgctcatattattttaatacatatttcaggatcggtaaaaaaaaatttaacaacttAAATTATCGCGATGTGCAGTTCAAACAATATTAAAAGGATACAGTGAGTTTGATTCTATAAAAAAAGAGTTTGATTCTATAAACAGTATCAAGTTCTCTTTTAAACGACCGTGTATTTTGAAACCCCAACAACGAACCGTCTGAGCTATGgagttcaatttcaattttttcattcaaGTGGCCTATTTCAAGTGACATTTGTCCACAGCCACTAAAGGGATATATCCTTTATTTCATTATACTTGATTGAATTCGATCTATTTATACAGTTTAAAATCTAAATTAATtccatagtatatatatatatatatatatatatatatatatatatatatatatatatatatatatatatatatatatatatatatatatttccataCTGAAATATAcagtatatgtttatatttgtaaaCAGATGAATCCTTTTGTGccatataatattgaaatttagaaTTAACAGTTCGAATAATGATTTCAATAGAAATGAAATCGTTATGGCAATAATATGGTGCATTAAATCTGAAATTCTATCGTAACATTTCTTTAATATTCGGAAAATGCACTCGGGTTGGATTCAAATTGCGCACTCATTGAAAATCGTTTTCGTAGCTGAAGACGGCCATCacgaaaacattttatatattcacGTTTCCTTTGCCGCAGAGAAACCATTCAGAATTTTTATGCAATGGCATTGCAACGAAGACGACATTGCAGCTAATTCGCTCTCATCATTCAATATAGCATTTAGAAAAATTACACCACCTCGGGTCGAGATTAAAGCCTCACAAAA from Arctopsyche grandis isolate Sample6627 chromosome 9, ASM5162203v2, whole genome shotgun sequence carries:
- the LOC143916756 gene encoding kelch-like protein 7 isoform X2, whose amino-acid sequence is MFVVKTNSDFATNRTKYLYEAMKRQKYCDAFFFVRNRSYYVHMLVLSACSEFFVKNQYRLSATFSPFEFDVIDAILKYCYTGEINIDDHHYKKFVELANLLEVKIPPRYETVDLFNCQEVLRLSVDSELKKNAMDLTLENFDTLHKTQDFLNLSASTVIEILKSDYLNVPSEEDVFNAVKLWVNQDYASRKNYMTKLMSFVKLSLLSLEFLVDEVMKFCNLCAECMTNLGQAIKDKNNISFIQRETPRRKKEKIALVGGDNLDEADTIDIYDGENKSWTLSKGIGINKSNFASVVVGDWIVIIGGWKNRSLTTVDYIDLKNGQKHPLQPLNQARYNLSAVTICHDSSTDVYAIGGYDYSNNKNLSSVERWNIKTRDWKIIAPLLVAVYDHSASAIDDNIYVTGGRIEKNRKNISLNKVQMYSVESNSWTYRAQMIQERSEHSSVVFKGKLFVAGGFIDQLDSRTDSIEHYDPIANLWTAFTKLPKPVAGTSLCSFQNKLHGWI
- the LOC143916756 gene encoding kelch-like protein 40 isoform X1, with product MFVVKTNSDFATNRTKYLYEAMKRQKYCDAFFFVRNRSYYVHMLVLSACSEFFVKNQYRLSATFSPFEFDVIDAILKYCYTGEINIDDHHYKKFVELANLLEVKIPPRYETVDLFNCQEVLRLSVDSELKKNAMDLTLENFDTLHKTQDFLNLSASTVIEILKSDYLNVPSEEDVFNAVKLWVNQDYASRKNYMTKLMSFVKLSLLSLEFLVDEVMKFCNLCAECMTNLGQAIKDKNNISFIQRETPRRKKEKIALVGGDNLDEADTIDIYDGENKSWTLSKGIGINKSNFASVVVGDWIVIIGGWKNRSLTTVMFSGVVNYGCLDKSEYNKFIRFQVDYIDLKNGQKHPLQPLNQARYNLSAVTICHDSSTDVYAIGGYDYSNNKNLSSVERWNIKTRDWKIIAPLLVAVYDHSASAIDDNIYVTGGRIEKNRKNISLNKVQMYSVESNSWTYRAQMIQERSEHSSVVFKGKLFVAGGFIDQLDSRTDSIEHYDPIANLWTAFTKLPKPVAGTSLCSFQNKLHGWI